TGCCCATTATGATGTATTATACAATCAGGGAGTCATAGCACAAGCAAAGGaacctagggctcatcagaaaAACAAGCATGTGGAGTGGaaatttcatttgatttgaGAAATTATTTAGTGTGGTGAAATTTGACTCTATTCAGAATATTTTTGATCCCTTGACAAAGGTTtgtcactttctatttttgaaaagCATGTTGAGAACATGGGTGTAAGGTACATGGGGAATTGTCTATGATGTACATGAAAGTTGgaaatgtgtccatcaaactctattaaattaaattttctaATTTACTTAATTATTTAGCATGATCTTTTAATGGTCCAAGGTTGTCCATGGGTTCCAACCCAAAACTGTTCACGACTAGGGACGAGATTGGACACCTTGTTCATATGGTCATTACGCTGTATGTACCTAGGAATGGTTATTCCAAGGCCTAAGTGTGAGTGTACATATTATGTTTTCATTGAACTGGATCATTCGAGAATTTCTCATGTGGGTTACTATCGGATATGGTACGGTATATATGTCGGTCCCTTGActtgaggggtccttatcgatgCAGTTATGCTTTGTGAATTTTGGCCACCAGCGATTGATGTCTtgctgactatatatcggtgtaTTGATTCCTAGTGTTTGGTCTTATATTCAAAAGAGATGTCCAACACAGAATCACTGTCCTAATTGGGTGAATGTCAAGGAGCAAGAAAGTCTGTAACTGATTGGACAAATATGAATATAGTAGCATTTggataaattatttttaaaatatttggaaaattaacatattttattatttattttcacaaACATTTAAAAAGTTTTCGATCCAATCTGAATTACGTAATATCTGTAATAGAAGTTTTGGCGCATTAGGGACTTGACATTAATTTTGCACATGCCATATAGTATGCCATATGATATTGTTTAGTGGGGAACTAATCCTTAATTAATCTACTTAAATTGGGAGTTTTTGGTTATACTTACTTATTATGTATGTATTGGTAAAtattacattgaaaatgtaCTATTCACTACACTACATAATGAGTTATATCCCTATAGGGTCATACTTTTACGACAACATATATAAGTTGGCATATATTCATGAGAAGATGAACGTTATTTTGGAATCTTTAGATATGAGATTTGATCTGATGTCATAAAGATTGGATTCTGATTCCATGGAGTTTGATGTACAACTGGAAGAGTGTTGGtggatatgtgtccatcaaagtATTATAAGGGCCCACCATATTATCTATGTGTGGAGATGAgagtttaaattttaaattcaaaCCCTAACATCCTATATTGAGGGGATTTGATCCCCAACCACTTAAAGTGATTAATTCATCGAACCTAGACGGAATAAAGGCAAAGTAGAGTTGGTGCAGTTTGGGAAACTGCCATCACCCCTAAATAGTTAGGTTTAAATTGCATATTTGAGTAATTAATCAATATACTCTTTTGATGAAAGAGtagttctctccctctctttctcgcCAAAGGGAACAAGGTCAAGTCCCATTGCATGTTCTCCATTGAAACCTGAAGAAGGCAAGGTGATTCCATCACTGTGGGAACGAACAAAAAACTAACTTGCTGTCGTGAAGAGAGAACTACTCGTAGAAGGGCTAAGTCCGCATGGAGGCTACGTGATAGCAAAGTTACGGGTAACCTTCTTCTCCCTCAGTTAATTGTTTATGAATGATCATCCCCAACGGTAGGTTGATCCCGTCTCTAACTAACACATTGTATATTCCTGTCTCAATTCTGATTTAGGTTTCCTATCTCATGTAATACTATTTGGAGTCATCGATTCAATTAATTACATATATAGATGATAAGGTGAAATTGGAGAGAGTGATTAGAATCAGCCAAGATAAAAAAATTCCTTAGGGCAGAATCAAATAAGAATGTGTCATATTTTGATACACACAACATAAATTCTGCGATCTTTATGATCAAACTCCACAATTGCTCCTGTTTTAGCTTCAACACCTGAATTCTTAGTAGATAGCTGTATTTATATTTTGAACTTGAACACCCACCTCTTGTGCTTGTTCCCAATTGTTGGATCCTATGCTAactattttaaattttgattcaaataATACAGATATCTGCAAAAATCCATTTAACATAGTTATTATTATTGTCTCTCTAGTAATATAATTAACTGAGCAAACAAGGATTCCTCAAGGTTTTAGAGATTGTCATTACCAGGCAATCTTTTTAATCATATACTACCCAAAATGGAAATTGAAGCTTTAGATCTCTAGAACAATATCTGCATCAAAAAATTTGCCCATTAATCCCTTTTTGCTTAACTAATTTTATGCAAAAACTTTTTATGAATACCATGATTTCATAGCAAGAATAACTTACATTCAGAGTCTGTCTTGACCCATTTACTGCCATCTTTCGCTTTTTCGGGCAAGTCATCTTCCTTCCTGTCTTGCCCCACCATATGTCTATTTTCCAGGTATTTCTTCATTGATGCAGTTGGAGTAGAACTTTGTGGATATATCTTCTTTTGAAGAATTGCCCTCAAAAGCTGCAAACAAGAACCAtggttaattaattaatctTCTTATAGGGACCcaaccttgtatttataatacaaaACCTTAATCTTTATCCACCCCCACAATGGAAAAGACTAGTATACCCCTATTAACCTTAAAGTAATCCAAAACCGGGTTTCATGATCATGAACCCACACCAATAGAGTAgggtataattaattaaacccatAAAAACTAACATAAACCACTAATAATATACTTactggatatatatatatatatatatatatatatatatatatatatgaaatacaTACCTTTTCCATTCTTGATTCTGGAATTGGATCTCTTAAACAGGGAGTGAAGGTGGGAGCTGGTGCAAATCCACTTCTACAAGCGAACATCTTCTTAAGAAGAAAGGTTACAGATCTTTTCTTGATCGCATTTGCATTGTTAGTATTACTATCCAAACAGGTGCCTTTGTCTTTACTCAAGACCACAGTAGTAGTACTGGTAATATGTTCTTGATAAGGAAGATCTTTATCATCTAAATCATCACAGAATTTAGTGCAATTTGTTCTATCAACCTCCAAGCTTGATGGGCAGTTTAAGAATTTGTCTAAGGGGAGATTATTACTACTTTCTCCTGTTGATTCAGATTCATTATTGGAAACAGGTTTACGTGATAATAGCTTAGTTAACTCTTTCTGTAATTTCCCAACTTCTTCAGGTGTGAAATCTTCCAGTAGTTCTAGTGATGAAGATGGATCTTCTTGAGTATTATCACTCTCTGATTCTTCTTTCAGATTGTTATTTCCGAATGTCCCAATTGCTAGCAACCCATGTGGCCAATCGCTGAATTCTTCATTTGGAGGTTCTTGCCGGATTTGATCTGAGTATAGGgacagaagaaaggaaaaactaCTTCAGAAATTTATTTGGAAGATCAAAAGCTTTTGTACATTACACACAAATGTCTTGTTAATTTCCCTGTGGACCACCCGACGGGTCAACCGGGTTCACTTGAATCTGAAGCAAGATATGGCATGGATTTGggtatcagtatcggtatcTTTGGTAGCCGGaacctgataccgatacctgcACGGTTGATCGTATTTGTCTCGGTATCAGGTGTATCAGCCGGATTGGCTTTGATGACCTGATACGAGTTATAAACATACActtcatggtttaaagtattcTTATCGTATCAACAGATAATATTTATAAAgggtgatgttctctgtgccgcagtgcagcctaggcccagacacatgggtctgtcattcaggggggtagggtggtcattttgcccacccccatgtgtctaggcgcagcctgcatagagaac
The nucleotide sequence above comes from Telopea speciosissima isolate NSW1024214 ecotype Mountain lineage chromosome 3, Tspe_v1, whole genome shotgun sequence. Encoded proteins:
- the LOC122656466 gene encoding protein DEEPER ROOTING 1-like; this encodes MKIFFNWMQTKLSGRAGSSNKPSGVSVNHQIRQEPPNEEFSDWPHGLLAIGTFGNNNLKEESESDNTQEDPSSSLELLEDFTPEEVGKLQKELTKLLSRKPVSNNESESTGESSNNLPLDKFLNCPSSLEVDRTNCTKFCDDLDDKDLPYQEHITSTTTVVLSKDKGTCLDSNTNNANAIKKRSVTFLLKKMFACRSGFAPAPTFTPCLRDPIPESRMEKLLRAILQKKIYPQSSTPTASMKKYLENRHMVGQDRKEDDLPEKAKDGSKWVKTDSEYIVLEI